In Pueribacillus theae, the DNA window CGGCAGCTGCACGTTACCGCAGCCTAGAGTGACTCGATGATTGATGGTTTAATGAACATCATGATGAGTAATCAGGGTGGCACCACGATCTATTCGTCCCTATTCGGATGAATAGATTTTTTTATTTCAATTTTAATTGAAAGGAAGAAATAAGATGAAAACCATTTTTTCAGGGATTCAACCGAGCGGTACATTAACCATTGGAAACTATCTCGGTGCGATGAAACACTTTGTTGGTTTGCAAGAAGAAAATGATTGTTATTTTTGTATCGTCAACCAGCATGCGATCACCGTTCCCCAGGAAAAGAAAACACTTAAAGAAAACACACGGAGTCTTGCGGCTCTTTACATTGCTTCTGGAATTGATCCGGATCGTTCAACGCTTTTTGTGCAATCCGAAGTGCCTGCGCATGCGCAGTTAGGCTGGATGTTGCAATGTGTGGCATATATTGGAGAACTTGAAAGAATGACGCAATTTAAGGATAAGTCTGAAGGAAAAGAAGCAGTATCTGCAGGGTTGCTGACATACCCTCCATTAATGGCCGCAGATATTTTACTCTACAGTACGGACATTGTTCCGGTCGGCGAAGATCAAAAACAGCACATTGAGCTTACAAGAGATCTTGCAGAACGGTTTAATAAACGATACAACAATATTTTTAAAATACCCGAGGCTCAAATTCCTAAAGTCGGGGCAAGAATCATGTCCCTTCAAAATCCATTAAAAAAAATGAGCAAGTCTGATGAAAACATAAAAGGTTTTATCAGCATGCTTGATACAGAAAAACAAATCATAAAGAAAATAAAAAGCGCGCAAACGGACTCAGACAATTCGATTAAATATGATAAAGAAAACAAGCCGGGGATCTCGAATTTATTGTCGATTTATTCACTATGCTCAAATGAATCGATTGAATCGATTGAACAAAAATATAGCGGGAAAGGATATGGCGAATTTAAAACAGACCTTGCCGAAGTCGTTGTCAATACGTTAAGACCGATTCAAGAAAAATATTTCGAATTAATTGATTCCGAAAAACTCGATGATATTCTTGACCACGGGGCAGAAAAAGCGAGCGAAACCGCGAATAAAATGCTAAGAAAAGCGGAACGCGCAATGGGACTTCAAAGAAAGTAAACACAAGTACTTTCTATTTGTTCACTTTTTACATATTTCATTTGGTGTAAATACAGCTTTTCAGTGCTAAATCAATAGATCATCGTTTCACTATAAAAAGCTGTTCGCACTAAGCGAACAGCTTTTTAATTAACTTGTGTCCCTTCTTCCAATTCCCACATTTTCTCAAAGAAAGAATGTCCCTTTATTAATTTTTCACATATTTTATAATGTTTGACACTCCACCCTTGCTCAAGCGCATGAAAAAGCTGGTTCCATGCCTCATCAAAGTCCATTAATTGAAATTCAATATAGCGTTCAGGCTGCCATTCTGTCAACCAATAGCGTATTTCCGCTACATTTCCTGTTGTATAGAGATGATCAAGTGCCATAAAGAGGAGTTGTTTTAACTGCCTTTCTTTACGGGTTAGGCCAATCATGCTATCAGGGCTCGGGGATAAAATATGGTATTCCTTGTTTAATGCTGATTTTTCAAAAAAATATTTTTTTGCTTTTTCTTTTTCTACCATTTCAATAACAGCTTTTTCCTGACGGGGAATGAGGCGGCTTTTTCTGATTGGGATTTTATAACCAAGCGTGTTTACAGCAAGCACATTCATTCCGTCCGTCGCGATAAAACAATATTCAATTTGTGTACGGTAGCTATTTTTCCTTACGTACGATTTGTTATAGATTTCCTCTAATAATTCATCTGGGATATCTAAAAGCTCATTTTCAATATATAAAAATAAGGGACGTTCAAGCTTTACAACAGGCACCTGATCAATGACTTCGATAAAGTCATCTTTTCTCCACTCATGAAAAGAGCACACATTATACCCATTTTCTTCTCCTTCAAACCAATTCACCCAAACATCGTTTAAAAACAACATTTGTAACCCCTCACTTTAGAACTGTTTCTCAAGAACGTTTGTTGTAAAAACAGTATAGTCAGGAAAATCTTGTTTTATTCTCATTTTCAGCCTATTCTTGTCCATTTTTTAGTCTTTTCCAGATGGAAAGTAAATACTGCCAGTTATAAGTGCGATTCCAATAGAAAACAAATAAGGTTCCGGTTGAGTTAAAATAAATTCGAAATATTTCGCAAGGCCATGCCCAGTTGTAATAATATTTAAGTAAGCGATAAGGGTTACACCAGATATTACAGAGAGGCCAAATCCGACCATTAGAAGAAAAAAACGAAAAATCATTGTTTATCCCATTCCACAGCATTCGTTTTCATCGTTAAACGAACACTCCCTTTTTCAATCGACCTTCATATTCCATTCATATGGGACAACCTCCCTTATTATTCTTGTGAAAGCCATTAAACGGCTGCGGCGTGGTAAATAGTAGTTAAAATGGTAAGATTGTCCAACCAATCAACAAATGAAAAATGCAGCCGCCTTATTTTTAGACGGGCTGCATTCAACCGTTATGTTTCATATTATTCATTATATGCTTTAAAAATTAAGGTTGCATTATGTCCGCCAAATCCGAGGGAATTTGATAAAACCGCCTTTATTTCTTTCTCTCTCGCTTCATTGGGGACATAATCAAGGTCACAGTCGGGATCCGGCGTTTGATAATTGATCGTTGGCGGTATAATTCCTTCTTTGATTGCTTTAATTGAAAAGATTGCTTCTGCTGCACCGCCCGCACCAAGTAGATGGCCAGTCATTGATTTTGTTGAACTTACCGCAAGCTTATACGCGTGGTCACCAAAGACTGTTTTGATCGCGATCGTTTCGAACTTGTCATTGTACTCTGTGCTCGTCCCGTGAGCATTGATATAATCAATTTCTTCAGGATTCATATTCGCATCTTGCAGTGCCTGCCTCATTGCACGGACGCCGCCTTCTCCTTCAGGCGCAGGAGCTGTAATGTGGTAAGCATCCCCAGTCGATCCGTATCCGACGATTTCGGCGTAAACTCTTGCTCCCCGTTTTTTTGCAGATTCGAGTGACTCCAAGATGAGAATTCCTGCACCTTCACCCATAATAAATCCATCACGGTCTGCATCAAAAGGCCTGCAAGCTGTTTCAGGATCAGGATTAAAAGAGAGCGCCTTCGCCGAACTAAAACCTGCTAAAGCCATAGAAGTAATCGGAGCTTCTGCACCGCCGGTAATCATAACATCCGCATCACCACGCTGAATCACTTTAAAGGCATCGCCGATTGAATTCGTTCCAGTAGCACACGCCGTTACAGTACATGAGTTGATCCCTTTCGCACCTAAAATAATTGATACTTGCCCTGATGCCATATCAGGAATAAGCATTGGAACGAAAAAAGGGCTGACACGGCGGTAACCTTTTTTTTGAAAAATTTCAAACTGCTCTTCGTACGTTTCCATCCCGCCGATACCAGAGCCAATCCAGACACCTACTCTTGTCGCATTCTCTTCTGTAATTTCTAACTCTGCATCTTTCACCGCCATTAAAGAGGAAGCAACTGCAAATTGAGTAAACCGATCCATTTTTCTCGCTTCTTTCCGATCAATAAATGCTGTCGGATCAAAATCATTTACTTCTCCTGCTACTTTTACCGGAAAATTATCCGGATCTATTCTTGATAATTTGCCGATGCCAGACACGCCATTGATTGCATTTTCCCAAGTCGTTTCAGCATTTAATCCTAGTGGCGTTACGGCCCCTATTCCAGTAATAACAACTCGATTCTTATCCATTACCATTATACCTCTCCTTCTCGCGAAACTATATACTGCTTATTTTCCCCAACGAAGAGCCATCGCTCCCCAAGATAGTCCACCGCCAAAGCCTACCATTACTATTACGTCGCCATCTTTTATTTTTCCTTCTTTTACAGCTTCATAAAGTGCGATAGGAATGGTGGAAGAAGACGTATTTCCATATTTATTTACAGTATAGGCCATTTTTTCCAATGGTACGTCTAGTCTCTGTCTGGCAGATTCCATAATTCTTAAGTTGGCCTGATGTGGAATAAAGTAATCAATATCATCTTTGGTGAGATTGGCGTCCTCAATCACTTTTAAAGAAGATTCTCCCATTTGGCGAACCGCAAATTTAAACACTTCACGGCCATTCATATAAATAAAATCACCATCTTGGAAAAGGTGCTTCTTCCCTCTCCCATCTGTTCCCAAATCAAAAGAAAGGATGCCCTTCCTATCACTAACAGGGCCAATAATCGCTGCACCAGCTGCATCGCCAAATAGCACACAAGTATTTCGGTCGGTGTAATCTGTTATTTTGGAAAGCTTCTCAACTCCAATAACAAGAACATGCTTCGCAACACCTGTTTCAACAAATTGCTTTGCTGTTACCACCGCATAAATAAAACCGGCACATGCCGCGCTTACATCCATTGCAGGCACTTGGCGCGCGCCAATATTATGCTGTACCATTGAAGCAACGGAAGGAAAACCATGATCAGGTGTCACAGTAGCGACAAGAATCATATCAATGTCTTCAGCAGTCAGCCCTGCATCGCTGATTGCTTTTTCAGCAGCAAAAGTTGCCATGTGAGAAGTATTGACTTCATCACTTGCAATTCTTCTCTCTTCAATTCCTGTCCGTGTACGAATCCACTCATCCGATGTGTCAACCATGTTTTCCAAATCTTTGTTCGTTAATATCCGTTCAGGCAAATACCTGCCGAGCCCTAAAATCCCCACATTCATAGCAAATCTCCTTTGTAATTATTAATTACTATCAAATATTATGATCTGGTACTAATTTTAATTCATTTGTTTTTATTTGACAAGGAAAAAAGAGAGGCAGCTAACTCGCTACCTCTCTACATTCTATATAGAGACATATTATCCTTCCAACAATAATGTTTCAGGATCTTCAATCATTTCTTTTACTTTCACGAGAAAACGAACGGCTTCACTTCCATCAACAATCCGGTGGTCGTAAGAAAGTGCGATATACATCATTGGTCGAATTTCCATCTTGTCTCCGACAGCGATTGGGCGATTTTGGATGGAGTGCATCCCTAAGATTCCAACCTGCGGCGCATTGAGAATCGGAGTCGACATAAGCGAACCAAAAATGCCGCCATTTGTAATTGTAAATGTTCCACCTTGTAAATCACTTAATGACAATTTATTGTTGCGGGCTTTTGTAGCAAGATCTGCAATTTCTTTCTCGATTTCTGCAAACGTAAGTTTATCAGCGTCCCGAACAACTGGTACAACAAGGCCTTCCTCAGCCGAAACAGCAACGCCAATATCATAGTATTTTTTGAGAAGCATTTCATCGCCTTGAATCTCGGCGTTGATTCTTGGGAAAGCTCGCAATGCACCAACAACAGCTTTCGTAAAGAATGACATAAAGCCAAGTTTCACATCATGCTGTTTAAGAAACTGCTCTTTGCGGCGGTTGCGCAATTCAAAGATTGCTGTCATATCTACTTCGTTAAACGTAGTAAGCATTGCAGCGGTATGCTGGACTTCAACAAGCCTTTTTGCAATCGTTTGGCGGCGGCGTGACATGCGGACGCGCTCAACAGGCCTTGCATTATCTGTTGTCTGTCCGGTAGCAGCCGGCCGGCTTGGAGCTGGCGTTTGTTGAGGCTGTGAAGGTTTTGCAGGTGTTGGCTCAGTTCCGTGAGATTTCACATCTTCTACTCGAACTCTGCCAAGCGGGTCCCGGCTTTTCACTTCAGTGAGATCAATGCCTTGTTCCCTAGCTTGCCTCCTTGCAGCCGGTGAAGCAATTGGGCTGTTTATGCTGCGCTGTCCAGGCTCGAAAGTGGATTCTGATTTCGAGCTAGGTGCTTCTTTCACTTCATTATGCTCAGCAGGCGGCTCTTGCGCTGCTGGCGCAACAGGTTCAGGTTGTTCTTCTTGTTTTGCGCCGGATGAAGCAGCTTCCCCACTTTCATCGACTATTGCAATTGTTTCCCCTACTTGTACGGTGTCGCCCACTTCTTTCAGCAATTCTTTGACGACGCCGGAATTGTCTGCATTTACTTCAATATTCACTTTGTCAGTTTCTAAGACCGCAATTGGTTCACCTTGCTCAACCGCCTCACCAGGATTTTTTAACCATTCTGCAATCGTTCCTTCTGTAATCGATTCTGCCAATTCTGGTACAACAATATTAATCACAATTACTTACTCCCTTCACCGGATTGCATTTTCTCTTTTTGAATTGCTAAAGATTCTCTTAGAATTCTGTTTTGTTCAATGTTGTGAATGTCGGACGAGCCTTCTGATGGACTCGAACGTTCAGGGCGTCCGATATACTTCACAGGAACACCATTCGGAGCAATCCCTCTAAGCCGAGGTTCAATATACATCCAAGATCCCATGTTTTTCGGTTCTTCTTGCACCCAAACAATCTCTTTTAGATTGTTGTAGCGGGAGAAGATTTCTTTTATCTCCTTTTTCGGGAAAGGATAAAGCTGTTCAACACGAATAATATGGAGCAAGTCTTTCGCATCTTCATAAGAATCTAATTCGGCTTCTAAGTCAACGGCTATTTTACCGCTGCAAAGAATAATACGCTCAATGCGTTCTTTATTTTCACCCAGTCCAGGCTGTTCAAGGATGGTAGAAAATTTGCCTTTCGTAAAAGCTTCCGTCTTCGACGCAACACGCGGGTTTCTAAGCAAGCTTTTTGGTGCCATGACAATTAATGGCCTCCATGCCTCATGAGAAATTCTAGCAGCTTGTAACCGCAATACGTGGAAATATTGCGCGGCCGTTGTCACGTTAACAACAGTCCAGTTATGTTCTGCTGCCTGCTGCAAAAATCTTTCAAGCCTTGCGCTTGAGTGCTCAGGTCCCTGCCCTTCGTAACCATGAGGCAATAGGAGTACGAGTTCAGATTTCTCGCCCCATTTTGCTCTGCCTGCGGCAATAAATTGGTCGATAATGACTTGGGCAACGTTCGCAAAATCGCCAAATTGGGCTTCCCAGATGACAAGCGTGTCTTGAGCATATACGTCGTAGCCATACTCAAATCCCAGCACTGCCGTTTCGGTCAATGGGCTGTTATGAATGGCAAATGACGCTTTTGCTTGTGGGATGGCGTGCAAAGGGACATGGGTTTTTCCTGTATTCGGGTCATGCAGAACAAAATTGCGGTGTGCAAATGTCCCTCGTTCAGAATCTTGGCCCGTCATGCGGATTGGAGTGCCATCCGCCAATATTGTAGCAAAAGCAAACGTTTCAGCTAATGCCCAATCAATTTTCCCGCCGTCGTCAAATGCGTTTTCCCGCCGTTTTAAAATTCGATCCAACTTTGGATAAACGGAGAAGCCTTTAGGATATTTTAAGAGATCGGCGTTAATTTCTTTTAACTTATTTTCTGGAACAGCTGTTTCAATGCCGTACATTGCATTTGTCTCTTGATCATGCGAAATAGGAGACATTAGCTCTGATTTTATTTTTTCATAAGCTTTTTTCAAGTTCGTTTGAACGGTCTCAACAATCTCTTTCGACTTCTCTGATGTAATTATCCCTTCTTTTTCCAATTGATCGGCATATATTTTACGTAATGTCGGGTGTTTATTAACTTTTTGATACATTAATGGTTGTGTAACTATCGGATCGTCCATTTCGTTATGGCCAAGACGCCTATATCCAATTAAGTCAATTAGGAAATCTTTATTGAATTTTTCGCGATATTCGCACGCCATACGCACAGCCGCAATGCACGCCTCAATATCGTCCGCATTCACATGAACAATTGGAATTTCAAAGCCTTTCGCAAGGTCGCTGGCATAAAGGGTCGACCTTGAATCATAGCTTTGTGTCGTAAAGCCGATTCGGTTGTTTGCGATAATATGAATGGAACCGCCTGTCTGGTAGCCTCGCAGTTGGCTTAAGTTTAGCGTTTCCGGTACAACACCTTCACCAGGAAAAGCTGCATCCCCATGAACGAAAACAGCAAGCGCTTTTTTGACATCTTGAACAGGGTATCCTGCAGATTCTCGATTTTCCTGTGCAGCTCTCGTAAACCCTGCAACCACCGGATTGACGAATTCCAAGTGGCTCGGATTATTTGCCAGCCTAATTTTAGCCACAGTTTTTCCCTTTGTAAGTGAACGATTAGCACCCAAATGATATTTTACATCACCAGTCCAACCATAGTTGATTCCCATTGAGCCTTCGGAAGGAACAAGTTCCTTATTCGGTGAACGATGAAATTCTGAGAAAATCTTATGATAAGGTTTTCCAAGAACATGCGCGAGAACATTTAAACGCCCACGGTGGGCCATACCAATTAAAACGCCGCGCGTTCCTTTTTGTACGACCTGAACAACAAGTTCATCAAGCATGGGAACAAGAGCATCCACACCTTCAATGGAGAATCTTTTTTGCCCCACGAATGTCCGTTGAAGAAATTGTTCGAATCCTTCAACCTGAGACAGCCTTTGAAGCAGATCGAGTTTCTTTACTTTATGGATTGGCTTTTGAAGCTCACCTGACTCCACATAGTCAAGAAGCCATTTTCTTTCTTCAATGTTATGAACGTGATCAAATTCAAAACCTAATGTGCTAGTATAGATTTCTCGCAATCGTTTTACCGCATCAAATGCAGTGTGTATGTCATCGTGAGCATCTTTCCATACAAGTTTGGCTGGAATTGACTCTAAATCTTTTTCCGTTAAGTCATACTCAGACAATTTAAGCGATGGCGGCTCACTAGGAGGACCTTCAATTGGATCTATGTTTGCAGCCAAGTGGCCAAAAGTACGAATGTTTCGGACTAGCCTGCCTGCCTCAACGGCCTTATTTGTCATTTCCCAATGGTTCTCTTGTGAGACCATAGGGGCAGTTTCGGCTGGCATAGCGGGAGTATGGCTTTCCATATCTTCAGCTTGAGGAGGAGCACCCCACTGTTCAAAAAGCTCTCTTAATTCCGGCTCAACGGAATTTGGATCATTTTGAAATGCGTCATACTGTTCATAGATGTAACCAAGATTCGGGCCATAAAAATTTTGCCATGGTGAACGATCGTTTGCCGTGCTCTTCATCGGCATGGTGATAGATACCTCCAACTACATTTTATTTTAATAAGATTTATTATTCCCATATCAGTTATACCACTTACATAAAATAACTCAACAGTAAATTTTTATAAAATGATAAGTTTTTTACATAAAGTATTTTTCACTTACCATTGTACCACATTAACCAGGTGTTTTGGACTAATAAAGAAGCTCCTTTCTTGATAAAATGAGGCTTCAATCAGTGAGGGTGGGTTTGGCCCCACTGGTTGTGGATCATGCATACATTGCCACACGATATATCGTGCTTAGCCTGTGAACTTTATGCCCGTTAATGCGGCAAAACAGTTCTCAATGTTTTCACCCCTGTTTTTCTTTCAAAAATGAAGGCTTTTAACGATGCATCTTTTTTGGAAAAACATATGATAAATTGAACGGCGTATCGCGAGATATAGAGGATTTTACGCCTATTTTAGAAAAAAGGAGGTTTAATAATTGGTAGACAATAATCGTCAATGGCAACAAAGGCCTTTTTCGGGCTTTCCGTTTAATGGGCCAATGCCGCCGCAACAGCAAATGCCGACACACCCCCCCTTTTTCCAACAGATGGATCAGCAGCAACTCCAACAGCAACCCGTGAAACGACCCGGTTTTTTAGGCCAATTACAAAAACCCGATGGAAGCTGGGATTTTGATAAAATGATAAACCATGGCGGACAAATTATGAGTATTGTCAACCAAGCAAAGCCATTGGTGAAGCAAATGGGACCATTATTTTCTCTTTTTAAAAGATAAAGACGGTACTATAGATAGAGCCACCGTACAAACGAAACGATGTGGCTCTGTCTACTGACCGTCTTCTTGTTTTCCGAGATTATAAGCATCTGACATCACTTGCGTAAGCAAATGAAGGACAGGCTGTAAATCTTCCATATTAATTTCAATTCCTTTACGATCAAGTAATTCTTTCGCTTCAGGAAGGTATTTCATCGCAATTTGCATAAATTGCATATTTCTTTCTTGTTCTACCATCGGAATGACTTCCTTTCATTCAAAACAAATGTTAATAGAAACCTTAACTTTTTTATACTATGAACAATTGAAAAAATCAAGGATTTTAGTCTGTATTTAATCATAAAGTGAAGGGTTGTGATTCATAACTTTTTGCACATGCTCGTTATATTTTTTCAACCCTTCCTCTAATGAGTATGAAGGAATAAATGATAGATGGTTTTTAACTTTTTCATTTGAAATATGCTGTTCATCGTTTGATAAGTTATAAATGTCGATTTGCCCAAGTTGGTAACCACGGTTTACCGCAAGCCATATGGCCTCAACAACATCCTCAATATACATCGATTGTCTCTCTAAATCTTTGCATCCTTCTAACTCAAGAATCGCCTTATGTTTCGTTTGGAGAAGGTCGTGCAATAATGAATTGCTTTCAAGCCAAGGGCCATAGACAAAGGGCAATCGAAAAATGATGAGTGGAAACTTCCCTTTTTTCGCTTCATCCAATAATAATGCCTCTTCCTGCATTTTTCTTTTGCCAAATGTTGATTCCGGTTTTAGCGAGGTTTCTTCTGTAATAAGGCTTTCTTGTTTTTCATAAACATCGATGGTTGAAAGAAAAACAAGCGGAATTTGTTCTTGAGCACAAAAAGCAGTCACTTGATCTACATTAGCAACATGTAAAGGCCAATCTGCAAAATGAAAGAAAACATCCGCACCACTTATGGCATCAAGATGATTTAGATCAGCTTGTTCTTGATCGATAAATTGAAACAACGAATTTCTTCCAATGGATAACAACATTTCTTCCTTAACCTTCCGGTTGTCCTTTAATGAATCGATTCCAATCACTTCAACGCTTTCCTCCAACAATCGCACACAAGTATGAAACCCGAAGAACTCTAATGCACCAGTAACAACTGCCTTTTGCATGTCTTCCTCCCCGATTGAAATGATAACAAGCGATAGATGTTTAAAATTTATGCAGGGCTTTGTCAACTTTACGACAGTTTCATTCTTTTGTATTAAAATTCCGTATGATATCCTTCTTTTTTAAAAAAGTATATGGTAAAATAATGTCGGAATATTAACGGATCTGAGGTGAGAAAATGCGTTTTATTATGACCTTCATTGTTTCTTTTCTTTTGATTCAAATGGTTTATTATGTACTTGGAAATATGAACAGTGTAACGTATAGCTTTGCGAATGCGACGATTATGAGTATTATATTTGGTATTCTTGCCATTGTGATTGGAGAATCAACGGTTTCTGAACCAGATGTGTAAGAAAACAAATTCAGTAAAGTGCGTGTTCAAAAAGGAGGACAACGAGAGGCAAGAAGGTCGAGGAAGCGTAGCTCTGAGCACCGCAGCGTATGTTTGTAGGATACGTGAGGAGCGGAAGAGCAAGCTGACGAAGAGATTCGCCGCTTATCGTTCCCGGACTTTTTGAGCATCCTCGTATAGTAAAGTTATTCAGCTTGTGGAGAAACTCTCTTTTCTCTCCACAAGCTTTTTCTTTTTTATCCTCAACTTTTAATGTAGGAATGAATATATAACTAAGGAGAGCCTTTTAATTTTTTAACACGGGTGATCCTAGTTGAAAGATATTCACGTATTATTCCTAGATAATCCGAATCAATTTGCTTTGGAAAAAGCTTTACATTCCCTAGATTTTATGAAAGAACGTGTAGCAGGAGCGACGATTTTTGAAAATCGCCATTCTTTCAAACTTCATTCCCCATCTATTGATATAAAGGTCGAATACAAAACGATTGAGAAAGGAGATTTAGGACAAACATTAAATAACTATGCTCAGACTTTAACATGTAAATATGTTTTATTTTTTTATGGCTACGACTATCTCAGCTCCGCTGCAAATCAACAATCCTTTCATTTAAATCCAACTCAATCCGTTATAACTTATGCGTATAACCTTCAAAATATCGTTATTCAGCGCCCTATTTTTGTAAAAACCTCTGCCCTCCAACAGAAGAAGCTATTATCAAAACAACAAGTTCCCTTTAAAGAGGCTGTATTATCTTCATGGTTAATGGGATTTGCCCCATCAGAAGTCAAAACATTAAAAGAAAACGTTGTAAAGCACATAAGAAAAAAAGCAAACGCAAATGCCCTTCATAAGCAGCTCTTTTTAAAAAAATTCACTTCGCAGCCAAGTCTTTCCCGTGTCAGATTACCTTCCCTTGCCATCATGATTTCTAATTATAATATGGCCCAGTATGTCGAAACGGCTGTTACTTCCTGCATGTTGCAAAATGAACCAGCTGATCAAATATTGATTGTGGATGACGGTTCGACTGATGGTTCTTACAGCCGTCTAAAAAAATGGGAAAAGATTCCGGGAATACAACTGTTAAGAAAAAAAAATGGAGGAAAAGCTAGAGCGTTGAATCAGCTAATTCCTTATATCGATACGGAATTCGTATTGGAATTGGATGCTGATGATTGGCTTGATCCTGATGCTTTATCGACAATGAAACGACTTTTAAGCGTGCTGCCAAAAAACGCAGTTGTTTTATATGGGAACCTCAAAGTCTGGAAGCAGGGAGCTTCCGGTGAAATGCACTTCAAGGCTACCAATTACGGAAAACCTGTGAAAAATAAACAAGATCTGCTCTCCTATCGTTTTCCATTAGGGCCGCGAATTTATCGAACGTCTTCTTTAAAGGAAAATGGGGGTTTTCCAGTTATCGGATTCCAAGATGGCCGGCTTTACGAAGATGTAAGTATTTTAAACGGCCTAATTAAAAAAGGACAGTTGTATTACCAAGATTTTACAGTCTACAATGTGAGAGAACATAATTCAAGTATTACAAAAAAAAATCATCCCAATTGGAATGATTTTAAGAAATATCTTACCTAGGCAGCTGCGGGAAAGCGAACGAAGTTGATTGCTCCTAATGAGATGCTAATCGTTATGTTAATACCGTACCCAGTATTTTGAACCACGATAACGATAGGGCCTATTTGAAGCATGAGCCCATCTATAAGATTCGTATTTGTTGCAATCTCAGCTTGCGCGCCCGCTCGCCTTGCTAACTCTTTTTGAAACGTGGATTCAAACATTCAATAACCTCCTTTATTGTTCACTTACGCTTTCAATTTGATCAAAAGGAATCAAAACTTGAGAGCCATCCCCTTCAATCATCGCAACATAATCATCTTTAACAGCAGCTACTGTTCCGGTAACCGTATCGAAAGCTGTTGTTACCGCTGCCTGTTTATTGAGTAGATTTGAAAGTACTTCCTTGATTGAACCAGGAGTGCCAGGCTCTGTCGGGGGTGAGGGAATTAAATCTGGCAGCGTAATTCCTAAGTCGATGCCAGGCAAGTTTATAGATATATTGGAATTCTCAGCTACATTGTTTAAATTTTGAGAGATTTGACTTAGAAGCATGGTAAGCAATCTTTGCCTTGTTTCACTATTTAATGCCAACTCAATCATCCTTTCTTCTTTTACTTTATTTATATGCTTTTCCAGAACTCGTTGAATAGGAGGCTTCATCAACTTTCATGACAAATCCGCATCCGTACCCCACAAATACACACACCATGACTCTATGTTCCATACATTGTTTTTAAAAAATGTCGTGCGCCCAATTACTAAAGCGGGTAAATGATATAAGTTCATCTCCCCTCTCTTCACCATCTCATACTGTGTTCTAATCCATCCCCCTTTTTATAGTTTATGTAAGGGTGGCATGAAGGAATAAGCAACTCACCTAACGAAGTGCAATTTCAGCATTTGAAGCATATCGAAGCATTGACCTAGATACAACGCATCACATAGCCG includes these proteins:
- the trpS gene encoding tryptophan--tRNA ligase is translated as MKTIFSGIQPSGTLTIGNYLGAMKHFVGLQEENDCYFCIVNQHAITVPQEKKTLKENTRSLAALYIASGIDPDRSTLFVQSEVPAHAQLGWMLQCVAYIGELERMTQFKDKSEGKEAVSAGLLTYPPLMAADILLYSTDIVPVGEDQKQHIELTRDLAERFNKRYNNIFKIPEAQIPKVGARIMSLQNPLKKMSKSDENIKGFISMLDTEKQIIKKIKSAQTDSDNSIKYDKENKPGISNLLSIYSLCSNESIESIEQKYSGKGYGEFKTDLAEVVVNTLRPIQEKYFELIDSEKLDDILDHGAEKASETANKMLRKAERAMGLQRK
- a CDS encoding YjbA family protein translates to MLFLNDVWVNWFEGEENGYNVCSFHEWRKDDFIEVIDQVPVVKLERPLFLYIENELLDIPDELLEEIYNKSYVRKNSYRTQIEYCFIATDGMNVLAVNTLGYKIPIRKSRLIPRQEKAVIEMVEKEKAKKYFFEKSALNKEYHILSPSPDSMIGLTRKERQLKQLLFMALDHLYTTGNVAEIRYWLTEWQPERYIEFQLMDFDEAWNQLFHALEQGWSVKHYKICEKLIKGHSFFEKMWELEEGTQVN
- the fabF gene encoding beta-ketoacyl-ACP synthase II; amino-acid sequence: MDKNRVVITGIGAVTPLGLNAETTWENAINGVSGIGKLSRIDPDNFPVKVAGEVNDFDPTAFIDRKEARKMDRFTQFAVASSLMAVKDAELEITEENATRVGVWIGSGIGGMETYEEQFEIFQKKGYRRVSPFFVPMLIPDMASGQVSIILGAKGINSCTVTACATGTNSIGDAFKVIQRGDADVMITGGAEAPITSMALAGFSSAKALSFNPDPETACRPFDADRDGFIMGEGAGILILESLESAKKRGARVYAEIVGYGSTGDAYHITAPAPEGEGGVRAMRQALQDANMNPEEIDYINAHGTSTEYNDKFETIAIKTVFGDHAYKLAVSSTKSMTGHLLGAGGAAEAIFSIKAIKEGIIPPTINYQTPDPDCDLDYVPNEAREKEIKAVLSNSLGFGGHNATLIFKAYNE
- a CDS encoding beta-ketoacyl-ACP synthase III; the protein is MNVGILGLGRYLPERILTNKDLENMVDTSDEWIRTRTGIEERRIASDEVNTSHMATFAAEKAISDAGLTAEDIDMILVATVTPDHGFPSVASMVQHNIGARQVPAMDVSAACAGFIYAVVTAKQFVETGVAKHVLVIGVEKLSKITDYTDRNTCVLFGDAAGAAIIGPVSDRKGILSFDLGTDGRGKKHLFQDGDFIYMNGREVFKFAVRQMGESSLKVIEDANLTKDDIDYFIPHQANLRIMESARQRLDVPLEKMAYTVNKYGNTSSSTIPIALYEAVKEGKIKDGDVIVMVGFGGGLSWGAMALRWGK
- the odhB gene encoding 2-oxoglutarate dehydrogenase complex dihydrolipoyllysine-residue succinyltransferase, with product MINIVVPELAESITEGTIAEWLKNPGEAVEQGEPIAVLETDKVNIEVNADNSGVVKELLKEVGDTVQVGETIAIVDESGEAASSGAKQEEQPEPVAPAAQEPPAEHNEVKEAPSSKSESTFEPGQRSINSPIASPAARRQAREQGIDLTEVKSRDPLGRVRVEDVKSHGTEPTPAKPSQPQQTPAPSRPAATGQTTDNARPVERVRMSRRRQTIAKRLVEVQHTAAMLTTFNEVDMTAIFELRNRRKEQFLKQHDVKLGFMSFFTKAVVGALRAFPRINAEIQGDEMLLKKYYDIGVAVSAEEGLVVPVVRDADKLTFAEIEKEIADLATKARNNKLSLSDLQGGTFTITNGGIFGSLMSTPILNAPQVGILGMHSIQNRPIAVGDKMEIRPMMYIALSYDHRIVDGSEAVRFLVKVKEMIEDPETLLLEG